One Cynocephalus volans isolate mCynVol1 chromosome 5, mCynVol1.pri, whole genome shotgun sequence DNA window includes the following coding sequences:
- the LOC134378786 gene encoding chloride intracellular channel protein 4-like, with translation MILWLKGVVFSAATFDLKRKPADLQNSAPGTHPPFITFNNEVKTDVNKIEEFLEDVSCPPKYLTLSPEHPASNTAGMDIFAKFSAYIRNSRPEANEALERGLLKTLRKLDEYLNSPLPDELDENSMENIKFSTRKFLDGNEMTLADCNLLPKLHILKVVAKKYRNFDIPKGMTGIWRYLTKAYSRDEFTNTCPSGQEVEIAYSDVAKRLTK, from the coding sequence ATGATTCTTTGGCTCAAAGGCGTTGTATTTAGTGCCGCAACCTTTGACCTGAAAAGGAAGCCCGCAGACCTGCAGAACTCGGCTCCTGGGACCCACCCGCCATTTATAACTTTTAACAATGAAGTCAAAACGGATGTCAATAAGATCGAGGAATTTCTTGAAGATGTCTCATGCCCTCCCAAGTACTTAACGCTTTCACCAGAACACCCCGCATCAAACACTGCTGGAATGGACATCTTTGCCAAATTCTCTGCATATATCAGGAATTCAAGGCCAGAGGCTAACGAAGCACTGGAGAGGGGTCTCTTGAAAACACTGCGGAAACTGGATGAATATCTGAATTCTCCCCTCCCTGATGAACTTGATGAGAATAGTATGGAGAACATTAAGTTTTCTACACGTAAATTTCTGGACGGCAATGAAATGACATTAGCTGATTGCAACCTGCTGCCCAAACTGCACATTCTCAAGGTGGTGGCCAAAAAATATCGCAACTTTGATATCCCAAAAGGAATGACTGGCATCTGGAGATACTTAACTAAGGCTTATAGTAGGGATGAGTTCACCAATACCTGTCCCAGTGGTCAGGAGGTTGAAATAGCATATAGTGATGTAGCCAAAAGACTTACCAAGTAA